ACTCGAACTCAATCCCCAGCAGTCGCCCTTTTCGAACAAGACCAAATGGACGCTGCGCAGGGTTTATGAGGAAGATCACACGCTGCTGGAAGAGAACTTCCGCGCCTACATCAACGGTTTCTCCAAGAACGTTGACGACATCATCGAGCACTTCAATTACCGGGCCACCATCGCCACGATGGTGAAGAACAACCGGCTCGCCCCAATCCTGAATCAGTACAAGGAACTGGAGCTTGGCCCGGACCATCTTTCCGGTCTCGAGATGGGCTACATCTACGAGGAGCTGCTGCGACGCTTCTCGGAACAAAGCGGCGAGGAGGCCGGGGAACACTTCACCCCGCGCGAAGTCATCCGGCTGATGGTCGAGTTGCTGGAGATTCCGATCCCCGACCGGCACGTCTCGATCTACGACCCCGCCTGCGGCACGGGCGGCATGTTGTCCGTGGCCAAGGAACACCTGCTCGACCGCGCCGGCACACCCGCACAGCGAGACAACGTCGAGAAGTTCGTCACTGTCCACGGGCAGGAACTGTCCCCGACGAACTACGCCATCTGTCAGGCCGACCTGCTCATCAAGAACGACCAGCAGGCCAAGGTCTTCCTCGGCAACTCGCTCATCCCCCACGAGGCGCACAGCAAAGAGCCGGGCGACCAGCTTCCCGAAACCAAGTTCCAATTCGACTTCATGCTCAGCAATCCGCCTTTCGGCGTCACCTGGGGCGGCAAGGACGGCTATGAGAAGGAAGCCCGGAAACTGGAGAAGACCCGCTACCAGGCCGGCATGCCGCGGGTAAACGACGGCGCGCTGCTGTTCCTGCAGACCATGCTGGCCAAGATGCAGACACCGAAGAAGGGCTTGCCTGCCGAAGCCTCGGCGCAGGCAGGCGGCAGCCACCTTGCCATCATCTTCAACGGCTCGCCGCTCTCGAATGGCGACTGCGGCTCAGGCGAGAGCGAGATTCGCCGCTGGATTCTGGAGAACGACTGGCTCGACGCCATCGTCATGCTGCCCGACCAGCTCTTCTACAACACCGGCATCTTCACCTACATCTGGCTTCTGCGAAACGAGAAGCCAGCCGGCCATCGCAGGCGCGTGATGCTCATCGACGCCCGCCTGCAATTCGAGAAGGAGCCGAAGTCGTTCGGCAATAAGCGCAACAGGATGACCGAGGTGCACCGGGAGTGGATCGAGGAGCGTTACCAGAAGGGTTGGAAGCCTGGCTTTGACGATGAGCACGTGAAGC
This genomic interval from Acidobacteriota bacterium contains the following:
- a CDS encoding class I SAM-dependent DNA methyltransferase → MALSLNKPKLDNLTGDIWKSAERLRGKFKAYEYQSVILPIIVIRRLECVLLAWREAKSAEVLARRPKLTEKELAKLVKELELNPQQSPFSNKTKWTLRRVYEEDHTLLEENFRAYINGFSKNVDDIIEHFNYRATIATMVKNNRLAPILNQYKELELGPDHLSGLEMGYIYEELLRRFSEQSGEEAGEHFTPREVIRLMVELLEIPIPDRHVSIYDPACGTGGMLSVAKEHLLDRAGTPAQRDNVEKFVTVHGQELSPTNYAICQADLLIKNDQQAKVFLGNSLIPHEAHSKEPGDQLPETKFQFDFMLSNPPFGVTWGGKDGYEKEARKLEKTRYQAGMPRVNDGALLFLQTMLAKMQTPKKGLPAEASAQAGGSHLAIIFNGSPLSNGDCGSGESEIRRWILENDWLDAIVMLPDQLFYNTGIFTYIWLLRNEKPAGHRRRVMLIDARLQFEKEPKSFGNKRNRMTEVHREWIEERYQKGWKPGFDDEHVKLFREKDFAFHKVKVVFWQTDEHDKPAIITEPYEKAFTAANLAKEQAFYDSDLTFRVRVKADNKEKIVEFVLKPGDGAAKKVKAALGDRPEILSVEWTHRHYVQDDEYIPHGEDIETFLKREIAKPIIRWEDSPQLGYEILPNKYFYRYQPPTPAKDLLEEFWRLEKEAEKMLEGLAQ